A genomic window from Labrus bergylta chromosome 7, fLabBer1.1, whole genome shotgun sequence includes:
- the LOC109988340 gene encoding protein FAM180A, translating into MLLSWRMLVVGVFYCCIKAAVKTSKQALFPAASRVKRVSMENPTFHNSLDNVNLLFEILLAGTHFETSGEFSVQDAELASLRKTRNLEVVCEEIIPRKLTDIFELIKNLSNQTGRLHPDDFERTLLTLVFTAQQMVESTGQQRDVWAESFVSLYKAIKQDLTGRN; encoded by the exons ATGCTGCTGAGTTGGAGGATGCTCGTTGTTGGTGTTTTCTACTGCTGCATCAAAGCAGCCGTCAAAACATCCAAACAAG CCCTATTTCCAGCCGCGAGCAGGGTAAAAAGAGTGTCTATGGAAAACCCCACCTTTCACAACTCCCTGGATAATGTCAACCTTTTATTTGAG ATCTTGCTGGCTGGCACACATTTTGAGACCAGCGGGGAGTTTTCAGTGCAGGACGCCGAGCTGGCTTCGCTCCGCAAGACGAGAAACCTGGAAGTCGTCTGTGAGGAGATAATTCCCCGGAAGCTAACGGACATATTTGAGCTCATCAAGAACCTCTCAAATCAGACTGGTCGTTTGCACCCGGACGACTTTGagcgcaccctgctgaccctgGTCTTCACCGCCCAGCAGATGGTTGAGTCCACCGGACAACAAAGAGATGTTTGGGCAGAGTCCTTTGTTAGTTTGTACAAAGCCATTAAGCAGGATCTGACAGGGAGAAActga